The window attggaATCTGCCAGTGACatgttaataaaattatcatatttGAAATACTAAATATACTCTCATTTTTTCTCAGAGTTCTTAGTGTAGACTCTCACAATATTGAGGCCTTGAAGCATAAAACCCTGTATGCATTGTGCCGCCAAGGGAACTATGACGAAGCAGCTCAGGCGCTAAGAGATCTATACAGCGAAATGGATAGAAGCGAGCCAAACAACGCATCTCTCTTTGTTCATATGGCTCAGTTGTTTTCAAGAATTGTAAGTATAATAAATGAGAAGTAAACAAATCATTGTTACAAGTCAAAAAGAAAGGATAGAAGGAATATATTTTGAGTTCTTGTTCACTGCTTGATTATTGATAGATAACttgttttatcaatttatattcatgCCTAACAAATTTCTAGTGTGAAAGAAACAATTTTCTATTAGAAGAATCTTTTTTACTGCTTAGATATTAATAGATTAACttgttttatgaatatgtatttatgacaAAAACATTCCTAGTGTGGAAGAAATCGTCTTGTGTTAGAAGAGACTTTCATGATGGCAAGCAAAGCTGCAAAAATTGATACAGGGAATGCAGAGTACCTCACAGAAGTAGGTTATCAGTGTCTATTACAAGGTCGGAACAAGGAAGCCACTAAGTATTACAAGAACGCTACTAAATTGGATGAGTCATCTGTGGCAGCTCTCACAGGTTAGATACCCTGATATATGgtgatatattctttatataaaaaaaagttttttgaatTTGTTGCTGTATCAGTtcatatatcttttcatatacATGTTTTCTGTATATCACTATCTAATATGTGTTTACACTTGGgctttcatatattatttttgccACTTTAAAAgccttttcttaatatttttatctgttttttatatCACTATGCCACTTTAAACCATAATTTTTCTCTAGGGATAATCTCATGTCAGCTGTTAGATGGCCAGGTGGATGTTGCAGAACAGCAGTTGGAATTTCTCAAAGAGGTAAGTGATCGTATGTCTGTGAATGTTCTTGCCAAGTTGGACACGTAGTCATAAGTTAATTTCACTGTTATTACTCAAGATCTCAAGTAGAAAACCTTCCAGCTTTCGTTCTCTATAAAGCCCTCCCCAATTTTTCCAGGTTCAGCGTAGCCTTGGGGCTTCTCCGGATATCCTTTACTTGTCTGCTGTTTTAGGGCGGATGAAGAATCAAAATCCTGATACAATTCTAGGTATTTTTTTAGGATAAGCTTTATGTAATAAGTTATTaaggttactgttattattagaattgataACATTTGCTTATGAAAATTTAATCTTCATGTATttacttttgcattttttttatgttttggtaaTGGAATAGTACATATATAGAATTTGAATGAcaaattattttatttcctaGTTATAACTTCTGTtgagattatttatatatttattctaaggTTTAATTACATAGAGGAAGTGTTACCAATTATTATCCATAGCTTTACTGACTGAGGCAATTGACAACCACTTCAAGAACCATCGAGGAATGGCCTTTGGTTCAACGTATTTGGCAGCTCTGAATCCTGACTTCTTACTTCTCATTGTCCATGAATGTCTCCTCTATGCTCCAAATCAGGTATGGAATAAAGCGTCTTGGAAGTGTTAAGATATGTGTAATATTCTCCTGTAGCACATGCCATATACACTTCTTTCATGGTTTCATTAATTAAGAGAATGTTTCTTCATAAAAGAGAGATTCAGAAAGGGAAAATCTTTTATCATGTTCCTATAATACTTTGAAAATTTTATGAAATCCTATACTTTGTTTATTTCACCAGCCAAGTGATACTGCAACGACAACTGAGGTCCCTCCTGTTGTGAAACGAGCATTACTTGTGCTGGATGCCATTACCCGTGCATGTCCTGCCCTACTTACTGCTCTTGTACTCTCTGCTCGTACAAAGTTTGTTACTGGTGATGTGAAAGGAGCATCAACAATACTCCAGCATGTGTTAGATGAAATTGGTAAGGAAAATTTAGATTCATATCATGTTGAGATCAGAATATTTTTAGTGTTTAAAAAGCAAAATCAGATGTATTTCAGTATGTCTAAATATCACTTGTATTGACAGACTCAACCAGTTCAGATGCACACTTGCTGATGGCCCAGATTCAGCTCCACCAAGGAAACTTCAAGCAAGCTCAGCAAAGCCTGGAAGTGGGACTCTCATATAACTTTGAGGTATATTTTTCTTGACCACTGAAGTCATAAACAAAAAGCCCAACATTTTTAATAGCTAGTACCACATTAAACCGGAAACCTTAAGCCAGAGTGGTTTACTGTATTGTTAAGAGTTTTGTATATAGACAGCCACTGACTTTGAGTTTGATAAAGCTAAGGTTTATGATGAATTATTCTCTTAGATTGCACTCTCTTTGCATTAATAGGTGAGAGAGCAGCCAACATACCATCTGGTTCGAGCAAGGGTTATGAAAAAACAGGGGCAATATCAAGAAGCCATCAATACTCTGAAATCCTGTTTGACTCTCGCTAATACCAGACCCACAAGTAAGTTCATTCATCCCAATCAGGTTCCACTGATTTTAGAGtagctttatagatatatttcatccgtctatattttcattcataattcaATTACAAAGTCCCCTCAGTCCTAGTGATATAGCCATTCCTTTTTATGTGGCCATGCATGTGATTTATTAAAAGTATGATTCAATATCTCTTCCAGCAACTAAGGGAAGCCGCAATAAAGCTGAATTGACTTTGCCCGACAGAGCATCAGTATTTTTGGAATTATGTGATGCTTACCGACTCAATAACCAACCAAATGAGGCAGCTGGTATTATGACACAGGCAATGACAGAGTTTCAGGTTAGTTTGTAGAAATTGtaattctttctgtatttttcagATCTAAGATAAGAAGGTTTAATGTTTTCTTTATGTATGACatgattttacttttatattatatttctaagcGATAAATAAATCTGGTATACTTATAATGGCTGACATATATAACTAATAGCTGTAATTAGCTAGCTTGTTGTAGAAGTTTAGGACGCTTTCTTATTTGTGTTTAGAAAACTGAATTACCTTACCCTACTAAATCAGAACAAAACATAAACTAGATAGTTCTAAAAAGTAAACTAACAGGTATTTCTCTTTAAAGGGCACTGGTGAAGAAATCAGGCTAAACATCGCCAGCGCAGACCTGGCCTTAATGCGTGGTGATGTTGAACATGCTCTTGCCATGCTGCGATCTATTGGACCTGATCAGCAGTACTACCTCGAAGCAAGAGACAAGATGGCAAATATTTATCTTAATCATCTCAAAGACAAGCGAATGTTTGCTACTTGTTATAGGTACAGTATTTCACAAATTCTGGAACTTGAGGGGGGGGACTGTAGAAaagtaactttttttctcttcttttttaatgttttcttttaggtagataattgtttaaaaaaatgGTTGTTTGTAAAAAGAAGGTTCTGTGTGCACTTAAAATTTAATTTAGAAGCACCTTAGATCTTGACTATGTATGATCTCATAAAATAGAATTCATCCAGTATTTTTAATATAAGGTACTTCAACATAACAAATTTCTGTCCTGTATCCTATCAAAAAATTACATTATGTTCTAATATACCATTACTTAATATAGGAAATTATTTACTGTGAAGAGAAAGATAAGCATAAATTAATattcatacagacaaatagatagcatTATTCTTCATTAACAGAGAAGTAGTTGAGAAGAATCCCACACCCCAGAGCTACTTAATGTTGGGGGATGCCTACATGTCCATTCAAGAACCTGACCGTGCCATTGAGGTAACAGCATGATTACAGCTATGTTATTGATACTCTGTTATTACTGTTGAAGTTTCAAAACTGTATAATTTCATCTGATGATTCTTTTATGTTAGACAGGCTCATTAAGTCTTGCATTCTGCTATGTCTTTTTGGTTAGGTTTACGAACAGGCACAGAAACGCAACCCAAGAGATTCGGTGTTGGCATGTCGCATGGGTATGGCACTCGTGAAGACACATCAGTATGGAAAAGCTATCAATTATTACAAGGAAGCAATAAAAAGTGGAAGCAGTAACCAGTTGCGGTAAGATTTTGTGTTGTGCGTTGATCAAATTAAGGTATTTAGAAGAttaaagtgtatatatttttctaaactATTATGTTGTTTAATCATATCCCATCAAATTTTGTTTTATGCAGTGTATCTTCTTAAATTATTAGTATGTAATTTACTGATCATATCACTGATTTTTCAAAGCTTATAAGTACATGGCATCATGGCCTTTGCAGTTTTATTTCTTATAGTACATTCATTCAGACTAGATAGCACAAATAGAGATAGGCTTATAAAAGATGTCACAAAGGCAGTATTAAGGACTCATAAAGACTACAAGTCCATATTCCCTCTTTCAAATAGATATGATATGGCTGAGCTGCAAATGAGGCTGAAACAGTATGATAAATCAGAGAAGACCATTAGCCAAGCACTGGAAGTGGAGGCCATTAATCATTCCAACCTGAATTCTATGCTTACTCAAGCAAAGCTCCTCAACCTCCTTGCAAAGGTAAACCTGTGGACCAATCTGTAAGTAGTCTATGAATTTGGAAATGATAACCTCCCAGAACAGGAAATAGTATTCATTTAATATTCACTTTAGACATTACATAATCACATTACCAAAAGAATAATTATGCAAATGTCTGAACTCAAAATATTTTCCAGAGGGTTAGTCAGACCCACAGAAAATCTTTTTGATATGATGAGCCTCTGGTGTTTAGAAATTTGCtgcttctttttttgttctcttgctAAGATGTccttgtaatttttattttttctggctTACGATATTTTAGATGACTATATAATGTTTTGAATTTCAGGTTCATGAAAGGGCAGGTAATTTTGATCAGGCTCTTACAACTCTTAGTAAGGCAAAGGATGTGCAAGTAAAAGTACTCAAGAGAGCACAGGTAGAGTTGCCAGACTCAGTAGCTGAGCAGAAGCAGTTAGCTGGCAGGTATGTTTACTAAGTAGTTGATGCTTGAGTTTGTAATATTTTGCACACTGTGAGAGCCTATAGACtaatctttacttttattatacctGTAAAtgatttctttgtattttactCACAGCTTTTCATTTGGAGTTTATGGTAGTAACAAAATGATTTGTTTAGCATTAGAATTTACCTTGATTTTTCAGTATGTGTAGCAAGATGGCTGAGCATGCTGCAAACCAGCGTGAGTTTGATCAAGCTATTAGGTTGTACAAGGAGGCTCTTCAGTATGATCCAGAACATGCTCCTACACTATTGGCCTTAGCAAAGCTTTATATGCAGGTAAGCATAGTATTTTTATCACTAGACAGTAGTGAAAAGTCTATGTATTACTGCTGTGAGAGTTACAAAGGATAAAAGaaattacatatctgtatatgctaTTTCAAGTTTCAAGTATCCATGACTCTTTCATTTGCATCAAGTAGCACTGTTCACCTGTTATATTTTAGGTGCCGGAAGAGAAACTTTAACAAAATATGTTTTCCTTCACAGATTAATGACTTGGATCAGTGTCAGTACACTTGCATGACACTACTGAGAAGTGACAAAGAAAATGACAGCGCCACAGTCATGATGGCTGACTTGTCATACCGACGAAATGAGTATGATACTGCTATGTTTCACTTCCAGCAGTTACTTGGTATGTAGTTGATGTTCACTCAATACATCACTGGAAATACACTGTTCTTCAGCTTACTTTAGTTTGCACAATATGTCTTCATCAGCCACTGCTGTAACTAAAGGCAAATGATGGTAACATACCAcgtttgatttttttcatattatgatATACATAGTGAGACAAAAAACTTGGATCATACTTATTTTAAATGTTTGTAACATTTTAATCAGAATACCTTACATGGATTGTTGCTTTTAGTTTGAAGTATTCCAATTTAATTCTCATTTcattaataaaaatgtaaaaagttTTTAAGAATGTATTCAGGTGTACTTACTATTGATTGATATGTAGAGATGATGCTCATTTCGTTGTGGTTTTATACAGTATTCTAACCATTGTATGTAAactttcatcatttatattgGTCTAATCAAACCAGACAGGCGTCCAGCATACTTCCCAGCATTAGCTCGTCTTGTAGAGGTTATGCGACGAACTGGAACCTTAGATGAGACAAATCCATATCTTGATCGGGCTGAGCAAGCTACCCTCAAGCCATACATGGACTCTGGTTTCAACTTCTGCAAAGGCTTATATGAATGGTATTTTTCTATATGTGCTGAAAATTGATCCATTTCTATATTTCAAGCTTTTCATCAAAACTGATTCTGAAATATAAGACCAATATAGGATTCTGTAATGTCATAGAAATGGGAGATATTggcaatatatattaatttcaaaaATTTACTGACAGGCTTGTTCACAATGTACTCTTTTATAAACAAGTAAGCTTTTTCACAGGTATGTAGGAAATCCAAATGCCGCATTGAAGTACTTCAATAAAGCAAGGAAGGATCAAGAATGGGGTCAGAGAGCAATTTATAACATGATTGAAATTTGCCTGAATCCAGATAATGACACCATTGGAGGAGAGACTTTTGAAAGTGTGGACAGTGAAGTCAACCAGTCTGGGGCGAGAGACACTTTGGACATGGCAATTAGGACAGCAGATAAACTCCTGAAGGTAATTGTTTTGCAGTtgatgatttgatttttttttagacattatTTTTGAAATATCTGCAGATGATAATTAACTTTCTTATACAGATGATTTTTATGTTTCAGGAACTGAGTCCTAAACCTGGTGATCAGCAAGTTTCTCATCAGATTCTAAGTAATTTCCTCTTGTTGGCAACAAAACAGAAGGCCAATGCTGAGCGAGCACTACAAGATTTCATGAACATTGCCAGCCAAGAAAGTTATAAGAATCATGTTGGGGCCATTCTTGGTATGGCTACAGCATACATGATATTAAAGCAGGTTAGATCGAAATCAGCAGTGAATTAGCCAACTGTTACACTGAATTTATGCTACTGCAGACAGTTCTGGTGGTTGTGCTAGTTGTATTAAAGTGAGGCATTTTCTCTTAAAGTTTGGCCTTCGTAAAGAAAAATTCACCATAAcctctttgatattttttatccATGAGTTTGTTTTCAGACTCCACGTGCTCGAAATCAGCTGAAACGAGTGGCAAAATCAATTTGGAATTTTGAGGATGCTGAATATCTGGAGAGATGTTGGTTACTCTTGGCAGACATATATGTGCAGACTGGAAAATATGACATGGCTACAGACCTTCTTAAGGTTTGATATGAATACAGATTTTTGCAAAAAAAGAAATTgtaatattgtgtttatatatttctcatgCTTATTTACTTAGGAATAAGTACAAAATACATTATTTCATATAGTCATATACGAACAGTCAGGGTCTTGTATTTATACAATAATACTGACAAACTCTCAGGATAGTATATATTTTACTGTAAATTTTCCCTTCTAGCGTGTCTTACAACACAACCGATCTTCTATGAAAGCTTATGAATATATGGGTTTCATCATGGAGAAGGAACAAAGTTATCGGGATGCTGCATACAATTATGAACAAGCCTGGAAATTCAGTGGAAATACAAATCCAATGATAGGTAAGAAATTTAACTAAAATTTATAATAGAGGTTGTAACCTCTTTTGTATTAATAAGGATCagtctttgatatatatacatatatatatatatatatatatatatatatatatatatatatatatatatatatacataaacttataaacatatgtaatgtacttatatgtgtatctgtttttcatcattttaagatacatttttttccccttttctcaggATACAAGTTGGCATTTAATTACATGAAAGCTAAACGATACGTAGATGCAATAGATGTGTGTCATACTGTCCTAAATAAGCACCCTGAGTACCCTAGGATACGCAAGGATATTCTGGATAAATCACGGGCAAGCATTCGTGTTTAAAGGGAGCTGTTTGGGaactcaaaagaagaaaaaatccaaaTATATTGGTTAACGATCATTGGAAATACTGATGAGGAAGTCACTGATATAGCTGTGTGCATGCAGATGTAttcaaaaattatttttataattattttcttgaaCCAAGTGGAGTATTTCCTATATTTCTGTAAATTTACAAAT of the Penaeus chinensis breed Huanghai No. 1 chromosome 18, ASM1920278v2, whole genome shotgun sequence genome contains:
- the LOC125034563 gene encoding tetratricopeptide repeat protein 21B-like: MSEADAIFKGKIHYYGREQYYQAMQNESVAATKKFGNDPVYRFYSAVSHLLQGQTQEAIRQLQPLQSDHDVMLGTLLALIYAHRHCQVVDKEAVTMLDAKLKEERKRAPETCLYYAAMFLLLSGKVDKAREYIDRMLKLNPEDLAGLSLKGWVELSAGRESKIKNTVQLFDAVLQKSPKYIDALFGKAKYYENRSAYKESMETLNLLVVAYPDFTGPLVEKMKVYLSEQEWDQSMDAATRVLSVDSHNIEALKHKTLYALCRQGNYDEAAQALRDLYSEMDRSEPNNASLFVHMAQLFSRICGRNRLVLEETFMMASKAAKIDTGNAEYLTEVGYQCLLQGRNKEATKYYKNATKLDESSVAALTGIISCQLLDGQVDVAEQQLEFLKEVQRSLGASPDILYLSAVLGRMKNQNPDTILALLTEAIDNHFKNHRGMAFGSTYLAALNPDFLLLIVHECLLYAPNQPSDTATTTEVPPVVKRALLVLDAITRACPALLTALVLSARTKFVTGDVKGASTILQHVLDEIDSTSSDAHLLMAQIQLHQGNFKQAQQSLEVGLSYNFEVREQPTYHLVRARVMKKQGQYQEAINTLKSCLTLANTRPTTTKGSRNKAELTLPDRASVFLELCDAYRLNNQPNEAAGIMTQAMTEFQGTGEEIRLNIASADLALMRGDVEHALAMLRSIGPDQQYYLEARDKMANIYLNHLKDKRMFATCYREVVEKNPTPQSYLMLGDAYMSIQEPDRAIEVYEQAQKRNPRDSVLACRMGMALVKTHQYGKAINYYKEAIKSGSSNQLRYDMAELQMRLKQYDKSEKTISQALEVEAINHSNLNSMLTQAKLLNLLAKVHERAGNFDQALTTLSKAKDVQVKVLKRAQVELPDSVAEQKQLAGSMCSKMAEHAANQREFDQAIRLYKEALQYDPEHAPTLLALAKLYMQINDLDQCQYTCMTLLRSDKENDSATVMMADLSYRRNEYDTAMFHFQQLLDRRPAYFPALARLVEVMRRTGTLDETNPYLDRAEQATLKPYMDSGFNFCKGLYEWYVGNPNAALKYFNKARKDQEWGQRAIYNMIEICLNPDNDTIGGETFESVDSEVNQSGARDTLDMAIRTADKLLKELSPKPGDQQVSHQILSNFLLLATKQKANAERALQDFMNIASQESYKNHVGAILGMATAYMILKQTPRARNQLKRVAKSIWNFEDAEYLERCWLLLADIYVQTGKYDMATDLLKRVLQHNRSSMKAYEYMGFIMEKEQSYRDAAYNYEQAWKFSGNTNPMIGYKLAFNYMKAKRYVDAIDVCHTVLNKHPEYPRIRKDILDKSRASIRV